In Zingiber officinale cultivar Zhangliang chromosome 1A, Zo_v1.1, whole genome shotgun sequence, the DNA window CAGGCCTTCGCGCCCGGCGGCGTGGTCATCAACATGGCGGCGCTCCGCGTCGGAGGGCGGAGGATCAGTGTGTCGGTGGATGGGATGTACGTCGACGTCGGGGGCGAGCAGCTGTGGATCAGCGTGCTGGAGGAGACATTGCGGCACGGGCTGTCGCTGCGATCATGTGTGGACTACTTATACTTGACGGTCGGAGGCACGCTTTCGAATGGCGGTATTGGCGGCATGGTTTTCCGGCACGGCCCGCATGTTTGTAGCGTCCTCGAGTTGGACGTCATAACCGGAAAAGGAGAGATGATAACTTGCTCCCCGGAGTTGAACTCGGACTTATTCTACGGAGTCCTCGGCGGCCTCGGCCAGTTGGGCGTCATCACCCGAGCCCGGATCGGTCTCCGCTCAGCGCCGGCGAGGGTTCGGTGGCTGAGGCTATTCTACACCGACTTCGATAGCTTCACAAGGGACCAAGAGTTCCTGATCTCGTTGTCACACCCCGACGGTTTCGACTACATCGAGGGGCAGGCCCTCCTGAATCACCAGAAAGTCGACGACCCGACCTTCTACTCGAACGAAGACACCGAGAGAATCAATCGGCTCGCTGCCGAGTTTGACAGAATGTACTTCTTGGAAGGGGCCGTGTTCTTCGACTCGGCCTCTGAGGCAGATCAGGTTATAATTAATCATATAGCTAGCTAGATCTCGCTAAACAGTAAGAAACCATAATTAGCAGTACCTGACGGATTAATTGTACGTATTACTGATCGCAGAAAGTTGAAGGCTTGCTGAAGCAGCTAAGCTTCAACCCTGGCTTTGCCATCAGCAAAGACGTGAACCATCTGGACTTCCTGAATAGAGTCCACATCGAGATGACACATAGACAAAGCTCCATGACTGGCGACGACTCTTGTACTACATGTTTCCATCCATGGATCCATATCTTGGTGCCCATGTCGAGAATCCGAGACATCCACGATGGGGTCCTCAAAGGGATCCTTCAAAATACTATCCCCAAGGGCGTTATATTATTCTACCCCATGAACAAGAACAGGTATATATAATCTATATGCCCCATTTAAAGTAAAGTTGCACACAAAGTACTTAGCTAATTCTagcatgcatatatatatatacacacacaggtGGAACGATATCATGACTGGTGTAGCTCCTGATGAGGAGGTCTTTTACACTGTGGAGTCTCTTTGGACTGCCAGTACCGAGGAGGAGTGGAAGAGCTTTGATGCCCGTAACAATGAAATAATAGAGTTCTGCGATCGACAAGGGATCAAATTCAAGAAGTATTGGCCTCATTATACTACGCAAGCCGATTGGGAGAGACACTTCGGACTAACTAAGTGGAAAAAGTTTGTCCAGTTGAAGCAGAGATATGACCCAAAGGCAGTGTTGTCGCCGGGGCAACAGATATTCAAAGTAATTGAACATCAAGCTACGCACGTAAGCATGCATGCGTAGACAAGACCTTCACTGCAACAATAAAACTAAAACCCAACGGATTTTATCCGTTATCTTTGCCATTCTAAAATCATTATAACTGATACTATCAGTGAAGACCTCCCTTAATGATAACggtttttaaattattatcttttaatattaataataataattttataatgtTTAAAAATCGTTTTATCATTATTAACCTTAATATCAATTATGAAATAATTATAAAAGgcttttttttatcatattttattattaataaaagataaagttaattattatatttatttcaagtataataatatcctaaaaTAGgaagttctaatctacaacatatcaattggttgaattgatagtgagatattgtaaatatatatagaacactactcttaattattcctagtcaagcattaatatgtaaggacaatattaatgggttgagactagcatgtatgtcaacggatgacttaatctcacaagttatCACTACTAGAAAATTAGGCTTTTGAGACAATGACAAAATTCGTCtcaaatactaagtaattaagacagtaataataaatatctcaaaattttatattgaGACATTAAATTTAAGACAGTATTTAAGATTTTATCTCAAATTCAACTAATAAGACACCT includes these proteins:
- the LOC122007220 gene encoding cytokinin dehydrogenase 6-like, encoding MVIPISQWIDNIPRGIASKLNFDGDSMAPFVTDYGGINRAAPPTAIFCPSSAEDIAALLRFAYDSDSPFPVAAWGNGGSTRGQAFAPGGVVINMAALRVGGRRISVSVDGMYVDVGGEQLWISVLEETLRHGLSLRSCVDYLYLTVGGTLSNGGIGGMVFRHGPHVCSVLELDVITGKGEMITCSPELNSDLFYGVLGGLGQLGVITRARIGLRSAPARVRWLRLFYTDFDSFTRDQEFLISLSHPDGFDYIEGQALLNHQKVDDPTFYSNEDTERINRLAAEFDRMYFLEGAVFFDSASEADQKVEGLLKQLSFNPGFAISKDVNHLDFLNRVHIEMTHRQSSMTGDDSCTTCFHPWIHILVPMSRIRDIHDGVLKGILQNTIPKGVILFYPMNKNRWNDIMTGVAPDEEVFYTVESLWTASTEEEWKSFDARNNEIIEFCDRQGIKFKKYWPHYTTQADWERHFGLTKWKKFVQLKQRYDPKAVLSPGQQIFKVIEHQATHVSMHA